In Enterobacter sp. 638, a single window of DNA contains:
- a CDS encoding xylose ABC transporter ATP-binding protein, with protein MSYLLEMKSITKAFGAVKAVDNVSLRLNPGEIVSLCGENGSGKSTLMKVLCGIYPHGSYEGEIVFAGETLQATHIRDTERKGIAIIHQELALVKNLTVLENIFLGAELSRHGVLDYDTMTLRCEKLLAQVSLAISPDTRVGDLGLGQQQLVEIAKALNKQVRLLILDEPTASLTEQETAVLLNIIRDLQNHGIACVYISHKLNEVKAISDTICVIRDGQHIGTRAAAGMSEDDIITMMVGRELTALYPNEPHTTGDEILRVENLTAWHPVNRHIKRVNDISFSLRRGEILGIAGLVGAGRTEAVQCLFGVWPGRWEGKIFIDGQPVQINNCQQAIALGIAMVPEDRKKDGIVPVMAVGKNITLAALDQFSGPLSSLDDAAEQQCILQSLARLKVKTSSPELAIGRLSGGNQQKAILARCLLLNPRILILDEPTRGIDIGAKYEIYKLINQLVQQGIAVIVISSELPEVLGLSDRVLVMHEGKLKANLNNQNLTQEQVMEAALRSERHVEKQPV; from the coding sequence ATGTCTTATCTACTGGAAATGAAAAGCATCACCAAAGCGTTTGGCGCGGTGAAAGCCGTCGACAATGTGAGCCTGCGCTTGAATCCCGGCGAAATCGTCTCGCTCTGTGGTGAAAATGGCTCTGGAAAATCCACGCTGATGAAAGTGCTGTGCGGTATTTATCCGCACGGGAGCTACGAGGGTGAAATCGTATTTGCCGGAGAGACGCTGCAAGCGACTCATATTCGCGATACCGAGCGTAAAGGTATTGCCATCATTCACCAGGAACTCGCGCTGGTGAAGAATTTGACCGTGCTGGAGAATATTTTTCTCGGTGCTGAGCTTTCGCGTCACGGGGTGCTGGATTACGACACCATGACGCTGCGTTGTGAAAAACTGCTGGCGCAGGTCAGCCTGGCTATCTCACCTGACACGCGTGTTGGCGATTTGGGTTTAGGCCAGCAGCAGCTGGTTGAAATAGCCAAAGCACTTAATAAACAGGTGCGCCTGTTGATTCTGGATGAGCCGACGGCATCCCTTACCGAACAGGAAACTGCGGTACTGTTAAACATCATCCGCGACCTGCAAAACCACGGCATTGCCTGCGTTTATATTTCGCACAAGCTTAACGAGGTTAAAGCGATATCGGACACCATCTGCGTGATCCGCGACGGACAGCACATTGGCACCCGCGCCGCAGCAGGCATGAGCGAAGATGACATCATCACAATGATGGTGGGCCGCGAACTTACCGCCCTTTATCCAAACGAACCCCACACCACGGGCGATGAAATTTTGCGCGTCGAGAATCTCACCGCCTGGCATCCGGTCAATCGTCATATCAAACGCGTTAACGATATCTCTTTCTCACTGCGCCGCGGGGAAATCCTCGGGATTGCGGGACTGGTCGGCGCTGGGCGTACCGAAGCCGTGCAGTGTTTATTCGGCGTATGGCCTGGGCGCTGGGAGGGAAAAATTTTTATCGACGGGCAACCTGTGCAGATCAATAACTGTCAGCAGGCGATTGCGCTCGGTATTGCAATGGTGCCGGAAGACCGTAAAAAAGACGGCATCGTGCCGGTGATGGCGGTCGGGAAAAATATCACGCTGGCCGCACTCGATCAGTTTTCCGGTCCGCTGAGCAGCCTGGACGATGCTGCCGAACAGCAGTGTATTCTCCAGTCCCTCGCCCGCCTCAAGGTCAAAACCTCTTCACCCGAACTGGCGATTGGCCGACTGAGCGGCGGCAATCAGCAGAAAGCCATTTTGGCCCGCTGCCTGCTGCTCAATCCTCGCATCCTGATTCTTGATGAACCCACTCGCGGGATCGATATCGGTGCGAAATACGAAATCTACAAACTGATTAACCAGCTTGTACAGCAGGGCATTGCCGTCATTGTGATTTCGTCTGAGCTACCTGAAGTACTCGGCCTGAGCGATCGCGTTCTTGTGATGCACGAAGGCAAACTGAAAGCCAATTTGAATAACCAAAACCTGACGCAGGAACAGGTGATGGAAGCCGCCCTGAGGAGCGAACGCCATGTCGAAAAGCAACCCGTCTGA
- the xylF gene encoding D-xylose ABC transporter substrate-binding protein: MKIRNLCLTICASLLLTSVAGHAKEVKIGMAIDDLRLERWQKDRDIFVKKAESLGATVFVQSANGNEETQMSQIENMINRGVDVLVIIPYNGQVLSNVVKEAKQEGIKVLAYDRMINNADIDFYISFDNEKVGEIQAQSLIKKVPEGNYFLMGGSPVDNNAKLFREGQMKVLKPYIDDGKIKIVGDQWADGWLPENALKIMENALTANNNKIDAVVASNDATAGGAIQALSAQGLAGKVAISGQDADLAGVKRILNGTQTMTVYKPITELANTAAEIAVELGNGKQPKADSSLNNGLKDVPARLLTPIEVTKDNIDATVVKDGFHSKSQL, encoded by the coding sequence ATGAAGATAAGAAACCTGTGCCTGACAATCTGCGCTTCGCTGCTGCTGACAAGCGTTGCGGGCCATGCGAAAGAAGTCAAAATCGGAATGGCTATCGACGATCTGCGTCTTGAGCGCTGGCAAAAAGATCGCGATATTTTTGTTAAAAAAGCAGAATCTCTTGGCGCAACTGTTTTTGTACAGTCGGCTAACGGCAATGAAGAAACACAAATGTCGCAAATCGAAAATATGATTAACCGCGGCGTTGATGTGCTGGTTATTATTCCTTACAACGGTCAGGTTTTAAGTAATGTTGTGAAAGAAGCCAAGCAAGAAGGCATTAAAGTTTTGGCGTATGACCGTATGATTAATAATGCCGATATCGATTTTTATATTTCCTTTGATAACGAAAAAGTCGGCGAAATTCAGGCGCAAAGTCTGATCAAAAAAGTGCCTGAAGGGAATTATTTCCTGATGGGTGGCTCACCAGTCGATAACAACGCAAAATTATTCCGCGAAGGGCAAATGAAAGTGCTCAAGCCGTATATTGATGACGGAAAAATTAAAATCGTAGGCGATCAATGGGCTGACGGCTGGCTGCCTGAAAACGCCCTCAAAATTATGGAAAACGCCTTAACCGCTAACAATAACAAAATTGATGCGGTCGTCGCGTCAAACGATGCAACAGCCGGTGGGGCCATTCAGGCCCTGAGCGCACAAGGCCTGGCAGGTAAAGTCGCTATTTCAGGACAAGATGCCGATCTGGCTGGCGTAAAACGTATTCTTAATGGCACCCAAACCATGACGGTTTATAAGCCAATCACTGAACTCGCGAATACGGCAGCTGAAATTGCCGTTGAGTTGGGTAATGGAAAACAGCCTAAGGCAGACTCCTCATTAAACAACGGCCTGAAAGACGTACCCGCTCGTCTGTTGACGCCGATTGAAGTCACCAAAGACAACATTGATGCCACCGTTGTGAAAGACGGTTTCCACAGTAAGAGTCAATTGTAA